Part of the Salinimonas lutimaris genome, TTTCTATTCCTGTTACTGAAGAACTGATTACACAGTATAAGCAGTCAGGGCACATTAACCTCCCTCGCTTCTTTAAGCCTGATTTTGCAGAAGAATTGACCGGCTCGCTGGAGCAGCACGATGGTTATAAGCTAGCAACTTACATAAACAACCAGGTTCTGAATGTGCCATTTTCCCACTGGCAAAACTTATCTGCACAGGAAAAACAGTCAACGCACCAGCAAATTATGCACAATGCATCGCAGGGTGTCGGCTACTTATACGGACGCTCGAGCTTAGAGACGGCAGGCGCTCAAACCAGCACCTACAGAGCGTTATCCGCCTGGCTTAACAGTGCGGAGGTGCTGGCATGGGTCAGGCAAATTACCGGTGCGGGAGATATCTGCGCAGCGTCTTTACAGGCCAGTCGCTTTAGTCCCGGGCACTTTCTAACCCGGCATAAAGATCATCATGCTACTGAGCAGCGCAGAGTCGCTTTTGTACTGAACTTTAACCGTGAATGGCACCCCGACTGGGGTGGTCTGTTGCAGTTTTATTCTCAGAATGGGAGTCCTCAAAAAGCCTGGAGCCCGGTACATAACAGTATGAATTTATTCGATGTCGACCGTGTTCACAGCGTTACCTATGTGACTCCATTTGCCCGCCAACCAAGATTTGCTTTTTCAGGATGGTTCAGAGCCACACCTTTATAGGTGCGGCATATTTTCCGTTAAAAGGCAGGCATATCCTTTTTGAAATCACAGGCGACCGTCAGCCGTTTTTCTGCATCACTAAATGGCTGTGTACCGTGCCAGAAAAACGATGGAAACATAACTAATTTACCTGCTTCAGGTTTGACCCGCATAAACGGGTCATTATCGCTGACGGTAAAATTGGGAATACCAAAGTTCAGATAGCCGTCATAGTCCTCATCACTGAATGACGGCAATGCAATGTAGCATACCGAACTTAACCAGCCCATCGGGTGAATATGGTTACTGTGATAGCCCCCGCTTTTAAGATCGACCGACCAGGCTGATTCGGCACTGATTACACCGGGTTGATTAAATCCGTCATACCACAAAGGCAATGACTGATAGTGTTTAAGTGCCTTTTGAGCAGCGCACTCAAATTGCGACTTCAGATGCTTAATAAGAGGGTTGCTGTCAAAAAACAGATTCCCCCGGGTTTGCGTACCGTTAATCAGTGTTTGCTCAAGCGGCGCAGTCTCGGCGTTATGGCAGTGACGTAAATACTGACGAAGCTCGGTAAGATACACTGTGAGGTTTTCACTGGTTGAAGGCGGCTCAATGGTGTACTGGTAAATATAGTTCTGTTTGCATGCCCAGGCCTGCCAGAAGGCATCCTGTGATTTTGTTGCATGTACAGCATAAGGTATTAGTGCCAGTGCCCACTGATTGTCGGGATCCCGGTCCAGAACCGAACGCACCAGCGCAGCAGCCTGCGGCTGTTCGTTTTCAGTTATGCACTGCTGGGCCAGTTGACATGCCTGATCACAGGTGAGCTCGTTAATATCATGCAGCTCACTGATCAATTCCGCAATATGTGTTGGTTTGTCTGTCAGCCTGCGACATTCCGCGCTGTTATATATAAAATCAGCCTGTGAAAGCAATGAACGATAACGGTTTAGTAAAACTTCTGTGTTTGCTACCTGCCGGGTGCGCAGTAACTGTGCAAGGTAGTCTTTGAGCATACCTGGCGTTACTTTCCCCTGCTCAAAAACCTTTTGATAATTATCTAAAAAGTCATCTTTGCCCCCCAGTTCAAAACGTAATTCAGACAGGTTTTTATGGGCTGGCGCATAATCAGGGGCCAGTTCAATGGCTTTTTTGTATGCATTAATAGCAGCGCGATAATCCTGACAATCTGCCAGGCAATTAGCATAACTGTGATAAATGGCATAATGGCCTGGCACGGTTTTGAGCAGCGCTTCAAACCTTGCTCTGGCTGTATCAAACTCCCCGACTGCCCGATTCACCTGCGCTTCAAGTAACATAAGATCGTTGGTTTGTTTACCCGGTTTGTACGACATAAACTCGCCGAACGCTTGGGCCGCTAAATCTTTATCAAGTAAATAGCGAACCGCAGCGGCAAATACTTTTGGCTGTTGCTGGTAAGAGCGTCTGGCGGTGCCAAGTAACTCTGGCATCAACATACCTGGCGATAGATCTAACTGATGTTTAAACGTAAATAGCAAGGCGGGCAGCGGGTTTGCATTTGGCTGCTTTAAAAGCTGAACAGTATAAGTCACAGCAGCAGAATTTTTGCCTAATGCCAGACACGTTCTGGCAAGGTTCATGATGATATCAGCATTATCCGGAGCCCGGCGATGGCAATATATCAGGGTCTCGAATGCGGCATGATAATGCCGCTGTTCATACTGACTGGCAGCGCGGAACTGTTGAAATATCAGCTGGTTGGGATACTGGGTAATAACACCGGTGAGTAGCTTATCCAGGTTTACAAAGTCCTTTTTTTGTAAAAGCCCCTGTAATGCCTGAATGAGTTGTACAAATTGCTCCTGCATGATGACCCCTTTTTTCTCATCAGATTAGCAATATCGATTCTTACTTCAATTGAACAATAGTTACAAAAAAGGCTCCCGAGGGAGCCTTTGGTCAAGCTTTATACACTGCTTAGAATGTTGCAGTCAGACGTACATAGTAAGTACGGCCAAACACATCATAAGTTGCAGGATAAGTGTTTGCTTGCTGAGCATTGTCACCCATGATTGGTGGTTGCTTATCAAACAGGTTATCTACACCCGCAGTAACTTTGTAGTTATCAGATACGTAGTAAGTACCCATCAAATCAAAGTAGCTGTGCGCACTGATAGTTTCTACTGCGTAGTCAGTACCAGCATCATCATCTTCTACTTCACCCACATAGCGCCATAGCATCTGTACTGTAAAGTCGTCCATACCGTATTTAACGGTCAGGCGGTGCTTGTATTCTGGCAGAGGCTCACCACAATCCAGACCGAAGTTACCTGCACACTCAATGGCATCTGCACCTGGGAAGGCAAAGAAGTCTGATTCGGCGGTATATGTACCAAGGTAATCCAAGCTCAGGGCGCCCGGACCAGCATCAATCGAGTAGCTGGCGATCAAATCATAACCTTTCAGAGTACGGGTTGCCGCATTCTGGAAGCTGTCAGTAACAAAGTCGATGGTACCATCTGCACGACGAGTCACATTGTTACAGAATGTAGAACCCACACCGCCTGCAGCAGAGTTATAACACAGATCCAGCGTGTTGTTAGTACCAACTGTAGAAATAACATCTTCGATTTCGATGTCAAAGTAATCAAGGCTAACACTGAAGTCGTCTGTAGGCGTTAATACCACACCAACAGTCAGCGTATCTGCTTCTTCTACACCCAGTTCCGGGTTTCCGCCAACTAAATTACGAACCTGGCCAGAAGCTGGGTTCAACGAGGCGCCAAAGACAGCATCAGCTGGTACGCCAGTTGCCTGACAAAGCGCACTTAGCTCTGCTGAAGGATTAGCTGGTGCACCGCTTGCAGAACATGGATCTGCTGCGCCCGGGAAGCCTTCGCCAGCCGGAGAAAACAGCTCAGAGATATTTGGTGCACGTACCGCCGTGTTGAAACCTGCGCGGAAGCGAACTTCATCTACCGGAGCCCATGAAGCACTGATTTTGTAACTTTCTGCCGTACCGGCTGTGCTGTAATCAGCAGAACGGTATGCCAGTTCTACATCCAGGCTTTCAGCCCACTCTTCACCAAACAGAATTGGCAAGTATGCTTCTGCATACCACTCAGAAGACGTATAACCACCTTCTACAGGAGGCGCACCGTTAAAGCCGGCAATGGTACCCGCAGCTAAGTCTTGTGAAGGAAGGAATTCAAAATCTTCTTTACGGTGCTCATAACCAAAGGCAATACCCAGAGGGCCCCCTGGCAGCTCGAACCACTCGCCTGAGTCACCGGCAATGTTAGCGCCAAACAATTTTTGGTCGAATACAGCCTGTGATGCTACTGCTGTACGCAGGTAGGCAGCTGCATCTTCAGAGATGTTACCTTCACCAAAAATGTTCATTGGTGCACAAGCCACGGTTGAACCGTTTGCTGATGTATCGGCGCAAGACGGATTTCCGTCAGCATCAACGATCACATTGCCATCTTCTGAAGCAAGCAGAAGCGCCTGATCAAAGCGGTCGCGGTTTACGTTACCCAGCTGAGCTGATGAATTAGTCGCTTTACCTGTTTGGTAATATGCATCGTAAGTCCATGCAGAGTCACCAAAACTACCACGAACTCCTACTTGCATCTGGTAAGATTGGAAGGTTTCTTCTGAACGACGAGGACCAACTTCTAACAGACGACGACGAACCAGTGCAGTTGCCGTATCAGCAATACCATCGCCATCTGTGTCTACGTCATCACCAATGGTACCAGACAGAAGCTGTTGTGCTTCTGTTGTAAGGAACGGGTTGTTGTCCAGAGAGAATGTTGTAGTCTGGAAAATAGGTGTTGCAGCAAGCTGCTGAGGCACGCGGCTGTCAGTAAACATCGCACGGCCGTAAACTTCTGCATTATCACTCAGTTCATATGAACCCAGCGCTGAAATCTGATGACGTTCCTGAGGCAGCTGAATGTAGTTTACCGGCGCGAAATTGTAGAAATCGTTGTTATCACCAGCACCTACAAAAGGTCTTACACTACCATCCTGGTTAAAAATGATAGCCTGTGAATCTGGTGCAAAGTCTGCAAACCCGGCAGAGAAAATTGCGTTAGAAGGTACACCGGATGAACCACCATTAAACAGGCCACCAACACCATCGTCAAACTGAGCAAACGTAGAGAAATCACGATCGCCCTGGAACAGCTCTTTACGATCTGTAAAAGAAACATTGAATACAACGTTACCTTTACCGTCTGCAAAGTTACCACCGATTGTAAAATCGGCATTGTAGATTTCAGCGTCACCCTGCTCTGTTACTTCATAACCAGATTGCAGCTGAACACCTTCAAAATCATCTTTCAGGATAAAGTTTACAACACCAGCTACCGCGTCAGAACCATATACAGCTGATGCACCACCAGTCAGGACTTCAACGTCCTTGATCAGTGCAGTTGGGATAGAGTTGATATCCACTGTACCAGAGGCTGTAGTCGGAACTGCACGGGTACCGTTAATCAGTACCAGTGTACGGTTTGTACCCAGACCACGCAGGTCAACTGTAGCAGTACCGTTACCAGGGTTATTTGAGGTTCTGTCCAGACCAGGTACAACCTGTGGCAGAGTGTTCAGAAGTGATTCAGTGTTAACGGTTGCTGTCAGGCTGAACTGTTCTTCACCAACAGTAGCAACCGGGGCATTTGAAACAAAATCCACTTTACGGATACGTGAACCCGTTACTGAGATTTTTTCAACATCTTGTTCTGCAGCAGCTGCATCTTCTTGTGCAACAGCCATATTTGCAGTTAGCAGCGCAGCAGAAGCCGCACCAAAAGCGCACGCCAGCTTCACTGACTTTGCCAGTTTGGAATTTGTAAACATGTATTGTCTCCCTGGAACACTAAAGTGGTTTTAGTGTTTGTTATATAAATCGTTGAAACGACTTTTTATTCGGTTAAGGCTTGAGCCTTCATTTGAATATAACCACAGTGACTTAACGCGGTCAACTGCCAAATATGAGAGACGAGACAAAAGTTCAATATTTTTTGCGCTCATTTTGTAAATATTGTAACAAGATAATTACACAACGAGGAGAAAGTGCTTATTTTTCATACACAAAGGTTTTATCTGTTAATTTCTGTAAATGTCATTTTTAATGAACATTAAGGGAGGGACTTAGAGCCCCTCCTCAGTCAGATTGCGTTAAAATGCAAATCGTGCACTTAAACGAACATATCGTGGTGTTTGCCAGTTAGACGGCAGACCATAGTTCGGGTTAACGGTTGGATTTAACGGATCAATAGAGCTTTCGTCGTCATAAATCTCAACAACTTCAGTCGTCTCATCGTTGTCAAATACGTTGAAAACATCCGCTCTGAGTGTCAGTTCGTAATCTTCGAAAACATCCAGTGTATAAGAAGCTGAAACATCCAGATTCCAGTAATCGTTGGTCCGTCCGCGTGAACCACGTGGCGCTAGTTCACCGCCAGCATAAAAGGACTCAGAATCATACGCCTGCGCAAAAGTATCGGTTGGGTGATAACCAAAAGCATTGATCGGACGGCCAGACCAGTACTGCAGGTTCGCACCTAAAATGATGTCATCAGTCAGGGCATAATAACCAAACACCTTAACCTGATGGCGGCGGTCATTCGGCAGGTCGCCATACGCACCGTCAAGTAGTCCCGGCTGGTCAAAGTTAGTCGTCAAACCAGCATCATCCTGACCGTTATCAGAGCGAACATACCCTTCGTTATTACCCCAGTTATGTGACCAGGTGTAAGACGCGGTCATTGTCCAGAGCCCATCCCATGCACGGTTAAAGGTAAAATCTACAGCTGCATATTTGCGTACCGATTCAGGGTATCCTAAATCCTCTGCGCTCAGATCCATAAAGACCTGCTCACCTTCTGCGCCAGGCAGTTCAGTGGTAGCAATACGCATATCCTTACCCGGATTGGTCAGTACATAAGAATGGAAACCCGTCCAGATGTCAGACACATCGCCGTATCCATTATCTGCCGCCCAGTCAATAACGGCTGCATCAATGGCAACATCTTCGATAGTCGTAGACAATTCACGATATGTTCCCTGAATACCCAGACTCCAGTCATCTGTTAGCTGGAACTGATAACCAGCGATGAATTCATCTGAGTACATGGGATCCAGGTTCTGATCAACAATTTCTGCAGGCTGTGCTGCAGAGCCATTGGCAAAAATATCATCTGGTTGTGTTTTGGCCCCTGACAGATTAGGAATACCTAACGCTTCATCAACAAAGCCATTAAATTCATAGTATTCCTGAATATAGGTTTCAGCACCGGCCAGACGAATATTGGTATTTGCAGCAACTGGCAGATAATAACGGCCATAAGATGCCCAGGCTTTTGACTCACCGTCGCCCATCACATCCCACACAGCACCTAAACGCAGAGCCCAGTTGTTGTCCAGCTTAACAAATGAGTCACCGTTAGCATTGAAGTTTTCAAAAGAGTCGTTACGAATACCCATGTTAATGACCAGGTTATCAGTGGCCTGCCACTGATCCTGAACATAGAACGCAAAGTTTTCTGACTCAAAATCTCCGCCTACCTGATAGGTACGTTGACGAACCTGATAAATTTCTTCAGCTGCCGGATTTGAATCATCAACATAATACAGGTAGTACGCACCACCAGAGTTTGTTGTCAGTGAAGTTGCAGTTAGTTTTTCGTAATCTATACCAAATCGTAAAGAGTGATCACCGATATACCAGTCAGCATCAAGTCGAATAACTTCCCGCTCATCTTCACCTGTTTCAATTGAGAATGAGGCGAAGGTATCAGCAGGAACAAAACTACCGGTACTGTCGTAGCGATAGTAAACCGCCGGGTTGGCATCCAGGTTACTGTTAGTTGTGCGGTCTATCTGGTTTAAGCCGTACATTGCGGAAAACGAAAAGTCTTCGTTGATAATACTTGTCCATTTCGCAATGTAGTTGACACCACCCGAATTTTCATAGGTCAGTGCTGGCGACGTACTGACTATCTCACCATTTAATACTGAATAACGTTCTTCAACATTGCTGCTTTCATCAGAAAAAGCACTTAAGTTAAGGATATTGTTTTCTGTAATATACCAGTCAACGTTGGCAACCCAGAATGTATCGTCATCGGTTTCCCGATAATCCTGCTCTATCACACCGTCCCCGGTTGGGGTTTGTGCGCCTCTGTAGTCATTAGTCACATCACGCGGGTTAGCCAGTACATAGAAAAATAACTTATCTTCAATCAGTGCGCCGCTGGCCCAAACGTTAACATCAAGATTGGTGACTTCATCTGCATCATTATTAATGCGATAGGTACCGTCTTCACGTCTTTCAGAAGGTTTGTAGCTTCTTAACGCTTCTGGCTCCCAGTAAGCATTAATACCCGCTTTAAATTCGTTGGTACCACTCTTGATTTTGGTATTGATGATACCACCGGTTACCCGGCCATATTCTGCAGAATAACCACCGGTTTTAATTTCAAACGAATCATACATATCAAACGGTGGTTCACTTGAGCCCACACCCGTTCTGAAGTTGGTAATGTTAAGACCATTGATATAAAACGCGTTTTCAGCAACAGAAGAGCCACCAATAGATGTCAGGCCGCCGTCACCAAAATCAGAATCACCCTCCGTAGTTCCCGGTGCCAGCAATGCAACAGAAGACAAGTTACGAGGTACGGGTAGTTTATCTAGGGTCACCGCATCAACAGAAATCCCCGTAGTAGAGCTGGTTACGTCCACCAATGCTATTGACGAGCCGGTCACTTCAATACGCTCTACATTGTCTTCGACCAGCTGGATGTTAATACTAGAACTTCCGCCCAGCCTTACATTGACATTGTCCTGCAATGTTTGCTGAAAACCATTTTTGTTAGCAGAGATGACATAAGTGCCTGGTGGCAAGAGAGGAAAACGAAATGAGCCTGACTCGTCAGACTGAACAGTACGAGTTAAGCCTGTTTCTTTATTTTTAACAGTAATAGTGGCGTTAGATACCAGATCGCCGTCTGTTTCTACTGCATTACCAAGAATTGTTCCTGTTGTTGCGGCATGAGCAGGCAATGCCAGCCCGAGACTCAGCGCAACAGCAGCAGCTGCAGCTGTTTTTTTATAATTAAACATGTATTGCTCCCTGAACGCTAAATTGCTTAGCGATTTGTTATTATTTCCCTGCAAAAGTAGATATTTATGCAAGAAGAGATTGCAATCTCCCCTCTTTAGTATCACTTACCAACACCGCCTACAAGCATTAAATTCAACTAAAGTCTACTACACTTTGTAACTATAATGTTACATGAAACTATTCCCTCCTCTAAAATCGCAGCCTTCGAGATGCTCATTGCTCATCTCATGTATCTCTTATTTTATAAATTGTATTTTTCTTATATTTATAAAGACGCAACCTTATGAATAACTAGCGCATAAGTTTTTGTATGCAGATGAAAATGACCGAACGACTTCGTTGAAGTAGTGGTTCTGTTAGTTCATCAATAAAAAGCAATGAATGTAGTAAACAGGGCCCACTTATCCCTTTTCTGCGTTACATCAAAAACAGGCAATAGCCTGCACAATACTGACGGCCGATACTGTCACACAGCACCATGTGAGGTGTCATTCAGGCCAAGGCTTTATTAAAGACATTATCAGCTTCAGGGCTACGTCTAACGCTTCAGCAAACGATTGTGTAATCTTCATAATTTAAGAAATCGGCAAAGAGAAATATCTAACCATTTAAAATGAAATACCGTCACTCAGGACTGCCCCCAAACCGCATCTTTCGGACAACCTCGGCC contains:
- a CDS encoding 2OG-Fe(II) oxygenase; amino-acid sequence: MSLPNTLSIPVTEELITQYKQSGHINLPRFFKPDFAEELTGSLEQHDGYKLATYINNQVLNVPFSHWQNLSAQEKQSTHQQIMHNASQGVGYLYGRSSLETAGAQTSTYRALSAWLNSAEVLAWVRQITGAGDICAASLQASRFSPGHFLTRHKDHHATEQRRVAFVLNFNREWHPDWGGLLQFYSQNGSPQKAWSPVHNSMNLFDVDRVHSVTYVTPFARQPRFAFSGWFRATPL
- a CDS encoding TonB-dependent receptor domain-containing protein gives rise to the protein MFTNSKLAKSVKLACAFGAASAALLTANMAVAQEDAAAAEQDVEKISVTGSRIRKVDFVSNAPVATVGEEQFSLTATVNTESLLNTLPQVVPGLDRTSNNPGNGTATVDLRGLGTNRTLVLINGTRAVPTTASGTVDINSIPTALIKDVEVLTGGASAVYGSDAVAGVVNFILKDDFEGVQLQSGYEVTEQGDAEIYNADFTIGGNFADGKGNVVFNVSFTDRKELFQGDRDFSTFAQFDDGVGGLFNGGSSGVPSNAIFSAGFADFAPDSQAIIFNQDGSVRPFVGAGDNNDFYNFAPVNYIQLPQERHQISALGSYELSDNAEVYGRAMFTDSRVPQQLAATPIFQTTTFSLDNNPFLTTEAQQLLSGTIGDDVDTDGDGIADTATALVRRRLLEVGPRRSEETFQSYQMQVGVRGSFGDSAWTYDAYYQTGKATNSSAQLGNVNRDRFDQALLLASEDGNVIVDADGNPSCADTSANGSTVACAPMNIFGEGNISEDAAAYLRTAVASQAVFDQKLFGANIAGDSGEWFELPGGPLGIAFGYEHRKEDFEFLPSQDLAAGTIAGFNGAPPVEGGYTSSEWYAEAYLPILFGEEWAESLDVELAYRSADYSTAGTAESYKISASWAPVDEVRFRAGFNTAVRAPNISELFSPAGEGFPGAADPCSASGAPANPSAELSALCQATGVPADAVFGASLNPASGQVRNLVGGNPELGVEEADTLTVGVVLTPTDDFSVSLDYFDIEIEDVISTVGTNNTLDLCYNSAAGGVGSTFCNNVTRRADGTIDFVTDSFQNAATRTLKGYDLIASYSIDAGPGALSLDYLGTYTAESDFFAFPGADAIECAGNFGLDCGEPLPEYKHRLTVKYGMDDFTVQMLWRYVGEVEDDDAGTDYAVETISAHSYFDLMGTYYVSDNYKVTAGVDNLFDKQPPIMGDNAQQANTYPATYDVFGRTYYVRLTATF
- a CDS encoding TonB-dependent receptor, which gives rise to MFNYKKTAAAAAVALSLGLALPAHAATTGTILGNAVETDGDLVSNATITVKNKETGLTRTVQSDESGSFRFPLLPPGTYVISANKNGFQQTLQDNVNVRLGGSSSINIQLVEDNVERIEVTGSSIALVDVTSSTTGISVDAVTLDKLPVPRNLSSVALLAPGTTEGDSDFGDGGLTSIGGSSVAENAFYINGLNITNFRTGVGSSEPPFDMYDSFEIKTGGYSAEYGRVTGGIINTKIKSGTNEFKAGINAYWEPEALRSYKPSERREDGTYRINNDADEVTNLDVNVWASGALIEDKLFFYVLANPRDVTNDYRGAQTPTGDGVIEQDYRETDDDTFWVANVDWYITENNILNLSAFSDESSNVEERYSVLNGEIVSTSPALTYENSGGVNYIAKWTSIINEDFSFSAMYGLNQIDRTTNSNLDANPAVYYRYDSTGSFVPADTFASFSIETGEDEREVIRLDADWYIGDHSLRFGIDYEKLTATSLTTNSGGAYYLYYVDDSNPAAEEIYQVRQRTYQVGGDFESENFAFYVQDQWQATDNLVINMGIRNDSFENFNANGDSFVKLDNNWALRLGAVWDVMGDGESKAWASYGRYYLPVAANTNIRLAGAETYIQEYYEFNGFVDEALGIPNLSGAKTQPDDIFANGSAAQPAEIVDQNLDPMYSDEFIAGYQFQLTDDWSLGIQGTYRELSTTIEDVAIDAAVIDWAADNGYGDVSDIWTGFHSYVLTNPGKDMRIATTELPGAEGEQVFMDLSAEDLGYPESVRKYAAVDFTFNRAWDGLWTMTASYTWSHNWGNNEGYVRSDNGQDDAGLTTNFDQPGLLDGAYGDLPNDRRHQVKVFGYYALTDDIILGANLQYWSGRPINAFGYHPTDTFAQAYDSESFYAGGELAPRGSRGRTNDYWNLDVSASYTLDVFEDYELTLRADVFNVFDNDETTEVVEIYDDESSIDPLNPTVNPNYGLPSNWQTPRYVRLSARFAF
- a CDS encoding 2OG-Fe(II) oxygenase family protein, which gives rise to MQEQFVQLIQALQGLLQKKDFVNLDKLLTGVITQYPNQLIFQQFRAASQYEQRHYHAAFETLIYCHRRAPDNADIIMNLARTCLALGKNSAAVTYTVQLLKQPNANPLPALLFTFKHQLDLSPGMLMPELLGTARRSYQQQPKVFAAAVRYLLDKDLAAQAFGEFMSYKPGKQTNDLMLLEAQVNRAVGEFDTARARFEALLKTVPGHYAIYHSYANCLADCQDYRAAINAYKKAIELAPDYAPAHKNLSELRFELGGKDDFLDNYQKVFEQGKVTPGMLKDYLAQLLRTRQVANTEVLLNRYRSLLSQADFIYNSAECRRLTDKPTHIAELISELHDINELTCDQACQLAQQCITENEQPQAAALVRSVLDRDPDNQWALALIPYAVHATKSQDAFWQAWACKQNYIYQYTIEPPSTSENLTVYLTELRQYLRHCHNAETAPLEQTLINGTQTRGNLFFDSNPLIKHLKSQFECAAQKALKHYQSLPLWYDGFNQPGVISAESAWSVDLKSGGYHSNHIHPMGWLSSVCYIALPSFSDEDYDGYLNFGIPNFTVSDNDPFMRVKPEAGKLVMFPSFFWHGTQPFSDAEKRLTVACDFKKDMPAF